A genomic stretch from Telopea speciosissima isolate NSW1024214 ecotype Mountain lineage chromosome 7, Tspe_v1, whole genome shotgun sequence includes:
- the LOC122666825 gene encoding homeobox protein LUMINIDEPENDENS-like, translated as MMEVSKENPAGAFVDFGSSAESFQKLLASQTELFHIQVDLLQKIVVTQCKLTGVNPLSQEMAAGSLSIKIGKRPRDLLNPKAVKYMQSVFSIKDTISKKECREISALCGVTVTQVREFFAGQRSRVRKLVRLSKEKVVRSNASKASQDGCSIGSDPAMSIDQVPLNSVDYKTVEEVPSCSLQEEALPDIDNSDKTFLENIFNLMRKEETFSGQVKLMEWILQIENSSVLYWFLTKGGLMIVMTWLSQAALEEQTTVLVVIFKVLCHLPLHKALPVHMSAILQTVNRLRFYRTSDISNRARVLLTKWSKLFVRSQALKKPTSMKSPNATQKEIIQKQRMGEILCDESWQSKVDIPEILALTFEGSEDSRKSEPPRTLKLLPASADVPNRRHIRSVFSPQTKERRKVLFVEQPGQKTGGRSPQVGRALPLMQGRPMSADDIQKAKLRAHFMQIKYGKIGSSSSDDHKRKMEDPMKPSASWSSNLPSSSKTLVRLNEENANSGVLPSTISPSKLVDTIEPKSSLDHQESSQEKFRRDQTSWQMPPEMRINSMWRIGTGERSKEVEVQIERIRREKETFYHSNQEIPPNPKEPWDLEIDYDDTLTPEIPTEQPPDADVAASLASPIDKGKTSDTSPATATTTSKEYCPPAAATSNECAPEPDLELLAVLLSNPQLVFALTSGQGDSLSSAETVRLLDMIKASGIGLPGILSGMGGKAEEKVEVTTSLPSPTPGSDHIMSGWRSEVGKDRFSHPVSAAYNDTAVTSSIPSMGKLPLGGSVQHQVPSQKFSSPHIPTIMPQQLQAAFGAVLPERQLPSSTPFLSQQSPTIYPLQQTPTSEAILPVKQFLLPSSAQQQPESRGLGQMHNLKAATVSIGLKPTKERPPATALHPSSASLRPQPRPHPPLLPDPPLIQPLHTTWPPNAVGPGRQASVSAPQNVRQFAASSNHFQANQNNYNVYSRGIVGEPELETWSPEDSPVRPPLYQSGWGFHEPRSDYGWNIRPDRSRQHNSGYRDRRHGRRWREQRH; from the exons ATGATGGAGGTGTCGAAGGAGAATCCAGCGGGTGCTTTTGTAGACTTCGGGAGTTCTGCGGAGTCTTTTCAGAAATTGTTAGCATCTCAGACAGAACTTTTTCACATCCAGGTCGATCTACTTCAGAAGATTGTTGTAACGCAATGCAAACTCACTGGTGTAAATCCTCTGTCTCAAGAAATG GCAGCTGGTTCACTGTCAATTAAAATTG GGAAAAGACCAAGGGATTTGCTAAACCCTAAAGCAGTAAAATATATGCAATCAGTCTTCTCCATTAAAGATACGATTAGCAAGAAGGAGTGTCGTGAGATCAGCGCTCTTTGTGGTGTTACTGTTACACAG GTTCGAGAATTCTTTGCTGGTCAGCGTTCAAGAGTGAGAAAGCTTGTCCGATTGTCAAAGGAGAAGGTGGTTAGGTCTAATGCATCCAAGGCTTCCCAGGATGGATGCTCAATTGGCTCTGATCCTGCCATGTCTATTGATCAAGTGCCTTTAAATTCTGTGGACTATAAGACTGTTGAAGAAGTCCCCTCTTGCTCATTGCAGGAGGAAGCTCTACCTGACATAGACAACTCAGATAAAACTTTCCTTGAGAATATTTTCAATTTGATGAGGAAAGAGGAAACATTCTCTGGGCAGGTGAAGCTGATGGAGTGGATCCTGCAGATAGAAAATTCTTCAGTTTTATATTG GTTTTTAACTAAAGGTGGTCTGATGATTGTAATGACATGGTTGAGCCAAGCAGCTTTGGAGGAACAGACAACTGTTCTCGTTGTCATATTTAAG GTCCTTTGTCATCTGCCACTACATAAAGCTTTGCCTGTTCATATGTCTGCCATATTGCAAACTGTTAACAGATTGCGGTTTTATAGGACATCAG ACATATCAAACAGGGCAAGAGTTCTGTTAACAAAATGGAGCAAACTATTTGTGAGAAGCCAAGCTTTGAAGAAGCCCACTTCTATGAAATCGCCCAATGCTACACAGAAAGAGATAATCCAGAAGCAGAG GATGGGTGAAATTCTCTGTGATGAATCTTGGCAGTCAAAAGTTGATATTCCT GAGATTCTTGCTCTCACTTTTGAGGGTTCAGAGGATTCCAG GAAATCAGAACCTCCGCGGACACTGAAACTGCTCCCTGCTTCTGCCGATGTTCCGAACAGAAGACACATTCGAAGTGTCTTTTCACCCC AAACCAAGGAACGCAGAAAAGTTCTGTTTGTTGAACAGCCAGGGCAGAAAACAGGCGGCAGAAGTCCACAGGTCGGAAGGGCATTGCCTTTGATGCAAGGGCGTCCAATGTCAGCGGATGATATACAGAAAGCCAAATTGCGTGCACATTTCATGCAGATTAAGTATGGCAAGATTGGTTCATCTTCTAGTGATGACCACAAACGGAAGATGGAAGATCCAATGAAACCTTCTGCTTCTTGGAGTAGCAATTTGCCTTCATCATCAAAAACACTTGTTAGGCTCAATGAGGAAAATGCTAATTCAGGTGTACTTCCCTCAACAATTTCTCCCAGCAAATTGGTAGATACTATTGAACCGAAGTCAAGCTTGGACCACCAGGAATCCTCACAAGAGAAGTTTAGGCGGGATCAAACCTCATGGCAGATGCCTCCAG AGATGAGGATCAACAGTATGTGGAGGATTGGCACAGGAGAGAGGAGCAAAGAAGTTGAAGTTCAGATTGAGCGGATAAGACGGGAGAAGGAAACCTTTTACCACAGTAATCAGGAAATTCCACCTAATCCCAAGGAACCATGGGACCTAGAGATCGACTATGATGACACCTTGACCCCAGAAATACCAACTGAACAGCCACCAGATGCCGATGTTGCAGCATCATTGGCTTCCCCTATTGATAAAGGAAAAACCTCAGATACTTCTCCAGCCACTGCAACCACAACCAGTAAGGAATATTGCCCCCCTGCGGCCGCAACAAGTAATGAGTGTGCTCCTGAACCGGATCTTGAGTTGCTTGCTGTGCTACTGAGTAACCCACAACTGGTTTTTGCCTTGACTTCTGGCCAAGGTGATAGCTTATCTAGTGCAGAGACAGTGAGGCTTCTCGATATGATCAAGGCTAGTGGGATTGGTTTACCCGGGATTTTAAGTGGGATGGGTGGAAAGGCTGAGGAGAAGGTCGAAGTGACTACTTCTCTTCCATCACCAACTCCTGGATCAGATCACATAATG AGTGGATGGAGATCTGAAGTAGGTAAAGATCGTTTCTCACATCCTGTTTCAGCAGCTTATAATGACACAGCGGTGACTTCCTCCATTCCTTCCATGGGAAAGCTCCCCCTTGGTGGTTCAGTGCAGCACCAAGTTCCAAGCCAAAAGTTTTCATCACCGCACATACCAACCATTATGCCCCAACAGCTTCAAGCAGCATTTGGTGCTGTGTTGCCCGAGAGACAACTACCCTCATCAACTCCATTTCTAAGCCAACAATCTCCCACAATTTACCCCTTACAACAGACTCCTACCAGTGAAGCTATCTTACCTGTGAAGCAGTTCTTACTTCCCAGTTCAGCCCAACAGCAACCAGAATCAAGAGGGCTTGGGCAAATGCACAATCTGAAGGCTGCAACTGTATCAATTGGATTGAAACCCACGAAGGAGAGGCCACCCGCTACTGCCTTGCATCCTTCATCAGCTTCGTTGCGGCCTCAACCAAGGCCACACCCGCCTCTGTTACCAGACCCTCCGCTCATTCAGCCACTGCACACCACATGGCCACCCAATGCAGTCGGCCCTGGGAGACAGGCTTCTGTGTCTGCTCCCCAGAATGTTAGGCAGTTTGCTGCATCAAGTAACCATTTCCAAGCTAACCAAAACAATTACAATGTATATTCACGGGGAATTGTGGGTGAGCCAGAGCTAGAGACTTGGAGTCCAGAGGATAGCCCAGTGAGGCCCCCATTGTATCAATCTGGATGGGGCTTTCATGAACCCAGAAGTGATTATGGCTGGAATATTAGACCTGATCGGTCAAGGCAGCATAACTCTGGGTATCGGGACCGTAGACATGGTAGAAGATGGCGAGAACAAAGGCACTGA